In Pseudomonas fakonensis, one DNA window encodes the following:
- a CDS encoding tail fiber assembly protein — translation MSRNTVGGPWAVRNDIAGWRAVIDPEDVIDGLEYFLPADQGPPPDLVPLPMTAEQVLAERDRLLGIAAPRIAPLQDAVDLNIATADEVALLTKWKQYRVALNRLQEQEGYPASIAWPVAPDAADEAV, via the coding sequence ATGAGCAGGAATACCGTAGGTGGGCCGTGGGCGGTTCGCAATGACATTGCGGGTTGGCGGGCGGTCATCGATCCGGAGGATGTTATCGATGGCCTGGAATATTTCCTGCCGGCCGATCAGGGGCCGCCACCGGATCTTGTCCCGTTGCCGATGACGGCTGAGCAGGTGCTGGCAGAGCGCGACCGCCTGCTCGGCATTGCAGCGCCTCGAATCGCGCCGCTACAGGATGCCGTCGACCTGAATATCGCCACGGCAGATGAAGTCGCGCTGCTGACAAAGTGGAAGCAGTACCGGGTCGCGCTGAACCGCCTGCAGGAGCAGGAAGGCTACCCCGCGTCCATTGCCTGGCCGGTCGCACCTGATGCCGCCGACGAAGCGGTGTAG
- a CDS encoding glycoside hydrolase family 19 protein produces the protein MPITEKQLLQILPNAGRQAGVFVPALNAAMGKYAIITPLRMAAFLAQIGHESGQLRYVRELGSDAYLSKYDTGRLAQRLGNTPEADGDGQKYRGRGLIQVTGHDNYQACSEALFGDSRLLATPELLEHPVYAAMSAGWFWHRAGLNTLADKGASAFELITRRINGGLNGLEDRLAIYKRAEQVLI, from the coding sequence ATGCCAATCACCGAAAAGCAGCTACTGCAGATCCTCCCGAACGCCGGCCGCCAAGCCGGCGTTTTTGTTCCCGCCCTCAATGCGGCGATGGGCAAGTACGCCATCATCACTCCGCTACGAATGGCGGCGTTCCTCGCCCAGATCGGCCATGAATCCGGCCAGCTGCGCTACGTGCGCGAGTTAGGTAGTGATGCATACCTGTCGAAGTACGACACCGGCCGGCTCGCCCAGCGTCTGGGCAATACCCCCGAGGCCGATGGCGATGGGCAAAAGTACCGTGGTCGTGGCCTCATTCAGGTGACTGGCCATGACAACTATCAGGCCTGCAGCGAGGCGCTGTTCGGTGATAGTCGCCTGCTCGCAACCCCGGAGCTGCTCGAGCATCCGGTCTACGCCGCCATGTCGGCCGGTTGGTTCTGGCATCGTGCGGGCCTGAACACGCTAGCTGATAAGGGCGCTTCGGCGTTCGAGCTGATCACCCGTCGCATCAACGGCGGGCTGAATGGTCTGGAGGACCGCCTGGCGATCTACAAGCGCGCCGAGCAGGTGCTGATCTGA
- a CDS encoding lysis system i-spanin subunit Rz — MSLGARCVLLALLFGAAVGGRMAWLWQADELEKQAAGYEQQLAAKDLEHSREREAAAGAALDQLAVQQDARRDLEDRLQAQGQIHWKEMNDAQQAQARLRDRLATADLRLSVLVDAGSFAAQGCGGGGREAAGTGGVVDGALRAQLDPAHARRIIAITDEGDRGLIALKACQAYVRETTR, encoded by the coding sequence ATGTCGCTTGGGGCCCGGTGTGTGCTGCTCGCCCTGCTCTTCGGGGCGGCGGTGGGCGGTCGCATGGCCTGGTTGTGGCAGGCCGATGAGCTGGAGAAGCAGGCGGCGGGGTATGAGCAGCAGTTGGCGGCGAAAGACCTGGAGCACAGCCGCGAGCGGGAAGCCGCCGCCGGTGCCGCCCTCGATCAGTTGGCGGTGCAGCAAGATGCCCGGCGGGATCTGGAAGACCGCCTGCAGGCGCAGGGCCAAATTCACTGGAAGGAGATGAACGATGCTCAACAAGCTCAGGCTCGCCTGCGCGACCGGCTTGCTACTGCTGATCTGCGGTTGTCAGTCCTGGTCGACGCCGGATCCTTTGCCGCCCAGGGTTGTGGTGGTGGGGGGCGAGAAGCCGCCGGCACCGGAGGCGTGGTGGATGGAGCCCTACGCGCCCAACTTGACCCAGCGCATGCTCGAAGAATTATCGCCATCACCGACGAAGGCGATCGAGGACTGATCGCGCTCAAGGCCTGCCAGGCCTACGTGCGAGAAACCACCAGGTGA